The Phacochoerus africanus isolate WHEZ1 chromosome 3, ROS_Pafr_v1, whole genome shotgun sequence genome window below encodes:
- the IFT70B gene encoding tetratricopeptide repeat protein 30B, with the protein MAGLGGAQIPDGEFTTVVYRLIRDARYAEAVQLLGGELQGSPKSRAGLSLLGYCYYRLQEFALAAECYEQLGQLHPELEQYRLYQAQALYKACLYPEATRVAFLLLDNPAYHSRVLRLLAAIKYSEGDLPGARSLVEQLLSGEGGEDRGGENELDGQVNLGCLLYKEGHYEAACSKFFAALQASGYRPDLSYNLALAYYSSRHYAPALKHIADIIEHGIRQHPELGVGMTTEGIDVRSVGNTLVLHQTALVEAFNLKAAIEFQLRNYEAAQEALTDMPPRAEEELDPVTLHNQALMNMDTRPTEGFEKLQFLLQQNPFPPETFGNLLLLYCKYEYFALAADVLAENAHLTYKFLTPYLYDFLDALITCQTAPEEAFIKLDGLAGVLTEQLRRLTIQVQEARHNRDDEAVKKAVNEYDDALEKYIPVLMAQAKIYWNLENYPMVEKIFRKSVEFCNDHDVWKLNVAHVLFMQENKYKEAIGFYEPIVKKHYDNILNVSAIVLANLCVSYIMTSQNEEAEELMRKIEKEEEQLSHDDPDKKIYHLCIVNLVIGTLYCAKGNYDFGISRVIKSLEPYNKKLGTDTWYYAKRCFLSLLENMSKHTLMLRDSVIQECVQFLEHCELYGRNIPAIIEQPLEEERMHIGKNTVTYESRQLKALIYEIIGWNM; encoded by the coding sequence ATGGCGGGGCTGGGTGGTGCGCAGATCCCCGACGGGGAATTCACCACTGTCGTGTACCGCCTCATCCGGGATGCCCGCTACGCCGAGGCCGTGCAGCTGCTGGGCGGAGAGCTCCAGGGGAGCCCCAAGAGCCGCGCCGGCTTGTCGCTGCTGGGCTACTGCTACTACCGCCTACAGGAGTTCGCCCTGGCGGCCGAGTGCTATGAGCAGCTGGGCCAGCTGCACCCAGAGCTGGAGCAGTACCGCCTGTACCAGGCCCAGGCCCTGTACAAGGCCTGCCTTTACCCGGAGGCCACCCGCGTGGCCTTCCTCCTGCTGGACAACCCCGCCTACCACAGCCGGGTCCTCCGTCTCCTAGCGGCGATCAAGTACAGCGAGGGCGATCTGCCAGGGGCCAGGAGTCTGGTGGAGCAGCTCCTGAGTGGAGAAGGGGGAGAAGACAGGGGGGGCGAGAACGAGCTGGATGGCCAGGTCAACCTGGGGTGTTTACTCTACAAGGAGGGACACTACGAGGCTGCATGTTCCAAGTTCTTTGCGGCCTTACAGGCTTCAGGCTACCGGCCTGACCTTTCCTACAACCTGGCTTTGGCCTATTACAGCAGCAGGCACTATGCCCCGGCACTGAAGCACATCGCCGACATTATTGAGCATGGCATCCGTCAGCACCCAGAGCTGGGTGTGGGCATGACGACCGAGGGCATTGATGTTCGAAGTGTGGGCAACACCTTAGTTCTTCACCAGACTGCTCTGGTGGAAGCCTTCAACCTCAAGGCCGCCATAGAATTCCAGCTGAGAAACTATGAGGCGGCCCAGGAAGCCCTCACTGACATGCCACCTAGGGCAGAGGAAGAGTTAGACCCTGTGACCTTGCACAACCAGGCGCTCATGAACATGGATACCAGGCCTACAGAAGGGTTTGAAAAGCTACAGTTTTTGCTCCAGCAGAATCCTTTTCCTCCAGAGACCTTTGGCAACCTGTTGCTGCTCTACTGTAAATATGAGTATTTTGCTCTGGCCGCAGATGTCCTGGCAGAGAATGCCCATTTGACCTACAAGTTCCTCACACCCTATCTCTATGACTTCTTGGATGCCTTGATCACTTGCCAGACAGCTCCTGAAGAGGCTTTTATCAAGCTTGATGGGCTGGCAGGGGTGCTGACTGAACAGCTCCGGAGACTCACCATACAGGTGCAGGAAGCAAGACACAATAGAGATGATGAAGCTGTCAAAAAGGCAGTGAATGAATATGATGATGCTCTTGAGAAGTATATTCCTGTGTTAATGGCCCAGGCCAAAATCTACTGGAACCTTGAAAATTACCCGATGGTGGAAAAGATCTTCCGCAAATCTGTAGAATTCTGTAATGACCATGACGTGTGGAAGCTGAATGTGGCTCATGTTCTGTTCatgcaggaaaataaatacaaagaagccATAGGTTTTTATGAGCCCATCGTCAAGAAGCACTATGACAACATCCTGAATGTCAGTGCTATTGTATTGGCTAACCTGTGTGTGTCTTATATCATGACAAGtcaaaatgaagaagctgaggagCTGATGAGGAAGATTGAAAAAGAGGAGGAGCAGCTCTCCCATGATGACCCTGATAAGAAAATCTACCATCTCTGCATTGTGAATTTGGTGATTGGGACGCTTTATTGTGCCAAAGGAAATTATGACTTTGGTATTTCTCGGGTTATCAAAAGCTTGGAGCCTTATAATAAAAAACTGGGAACTGATACCTGGTATTATGCCAAAAGATGCTTCCTCTCATTATTAGAGAACATGTCAAAACACACGCTCATGCTTCGTGACAGTGTCATTCAAGAATGTGTCCAGTTTTTAGAACACTGTGAACTTTATGGCAGGAACATACCTGCCATTATTGAACAACccctggaagaagaaagaatgcaCATTGGAAAGAATACGGTCACATATGAATCCAGACAATTAAAAGCCTTGATTTATGAGATTATAGGATGGAATATGTAG